Below is a window of uncultured Tolumonas sp. DNA.
GTGACCCGAGGGCCGGTCGGGCTTGATACTAACCATCACATTAAGCCCATCCCTACGGAGTTAAACCTATGAAAGTCGCTATTATTGGTGCTGGCAGCACCGTATTCATGCGCAATATCGTGCGCGATCTGTTACAACAACCCGCCTTAATTTCTACCCATATCGCGTTACAGGATATCGATAGCAAACGTCTGCAAGAGTCACAACTGGTTGCCAAACAAATTATTTCTGCTTTGAAAGTGCAGGCTAGCGTGAGCGCCAGTCTGGATCGCCGTGAGGTATTGCAAGGTGCTGATGTGGTGATCACCATGTTTCAGGTGGGTGGTTATAAACCCAGCACCGTGGTTGATTTTGATATCCCAAAAAAATACGGATTACGCCAAACCATCGCCGATACGTTAGGTATTGGCGGTATTATGCGTGGTTTGCGCACCGTGCCGGTGCTGGTAGATATTGCACGTGAGATGCGGGAATTGTGCCCCAAAGCGTTGCTGATGAATTACGTTAACCCAATGGCGATTTTAAGTCTGGCAGTGCAACGAATGGTGCCGGAAATTCAGTATGTTGGGCTGTGTCATTCCGTGCAGGGCACTGCGGAAGAGCTGGCGCATGACTTGGGTGTTGCGCCGGAAAATCTGGTTTACACCTGTGCGGGCATCAACCACATGGCATTTTATAACCAATTTACGCAACGCCTGCCGGATGGCTCGACAGAAGATCTGTATCCTCGCTTGAAAGCTTTGGCTGCTGCAGGAAAAGTGCCGGATGGAAATCGTGTTCGTTATGAAATTCTGCGCAAATTTGGCTATTTCGTAACGGAATCCAGCGAGCATTTTGCCGAATATTCACCGTGGTTTATTAAACGTGATCGCCCTGATTTAATCGAAAAATTTAATATTCCACTGGATGAATATCCACGCCGTTGTGAAAAACAGATGGCCGATTGGGCTGCGGAGTTACAACGTATCGAAACGGAACATGACATTGAGATTAAACAAAGTCGTGAATATGCCGCCTCGATCATTAACTCGCTGGCGACCGGTGAACCATCGGTTATTTACGGTAACGTGCTGAACAACGGTTTGATTGATAACTTACCGGCAGACTGTGCAGTGGAAGTAGCTTGTCTGGTCGATCGCAACGGCGTACAACCGGTCAAGTTTGGTCGTGTGCAACCGCAATTAGCGGCATTGATGCGAACTAACATCAATGTGCAGCAACTGACGGTGGAAGCGCTGATGGCGGAAGATCCAGAATATATCTACCATGCGGCGTATCTTGATCCTCACACCAGTGCGGAGCTGGATTTAGATCAAATTCACGATTTGGTCGATGATTTACGTCGTGCGCATGGTGATTGGCTGCCGCAATTTGCCCGCATGTAATGGTTGGAAACAGAGAGTGACAGCATCAGGCTGTCACTTTTTCTGCTGTATATACCCAAAGTAATTGGAGTTGCGGCTAGGCGACAAGAGAACGAATCCCCACGAGCATAGATAAACTATGTGAGTGGGGTGAGTGAAAGCTGTCAACAACGCTGCAACTTCAAGAACAAAGGGTATAAAGTTGTTCTGCTGCGCTGCGGGTGTTTAATCGATATTGATGCGGAGTTACCCCCACTAGTTTATGAAATGACTCGTAGAAGCGACTCATGGCGCTAAAGCCGGTAGTTAATGAGATATCTAAAATGGAGCGATTGCTTTCCGCCAGTAACGCCCGCGCATGGTTTATTTTCATCATGGTGATGTGATCTTTGATGGAATAACCCATAACTTGTTTAAACAGGTTCATCGCATAATTCGGGTGCAGTTGTACTTGTACGGCTACTTCATTCACCCTGATCGCTTCATGATAGTGGGCGGCAATAAAGCTCAGCATTTGCTGAATGTAGCGAATTTTTCGTTCGTTCATCTGCAAGCTGTGTAGTTTCCCGGGGGAGGTATGTAGCAACTCTTGCCAACCAGATACGGCAACCCGTTTCATCATCAGGGTAATTTCTTCCTGCATCAATTGGTATAAACCATGAGAGTTACTATGGCTATCGTTATGCCAGCGGCGTAGTTCATGGCTGCCAAACATATCTTTGACGTTGGATATCACAACACTACCATGCAGAATTTTGTTTAACAGTAGGTCATCAACGGGCAGACCTAAAAAGCGTGACAGCGGGATGTTGATCACCCCCATTTGCAAGCAGTTCTCACAGGCGATGAGCCGATGTGGGATCACGCCCCAGAACACGCCAACGTGACCTTCCTCAATTTGTATCTGTTCGCCATTAATCAGATAACGCACCGGGCCACCGAAGGGGATATTCACTTCGACTTGGCGGTGCCAGTGATAGCCCGGCATATCGCCGGGCTGACAGAATTCAACACTTAATACTTCATCGGCTTGTAGCCAGCTTAATGGGCTGATTTCTGTTGGGTCTTGCATTGATGACTCCTGAATGCGTTTTTATTTGTTTCCCGCAGTCAGAATTTCTTCGATGCGGGATAACTCTTTTGCACTAAGTTCACAGAAATGAGGAGCGGCAATCGCGTCATCGATCTGGCTGGTTTTACTGGCACCGATCAACACAGAGGTGATCGCCGGTTGGCGTAACACCCACTGCAAGGCCATTTGCACCAGCTTTTGACCACGCAGGAAGGCCAGATGATTCAGCTCTTCAATGACTTTGAGTCTGGCCTCGGTAATATCGGTGGTTTTGAGATAACGACCGTCTTTTGCTACGCGTGAATCTTCCGGAATACCATTCAAATAACGATCGGTGAGCAGCCCACCGGCCAGCGGCGAGAACGCGATGCCACCGATCTGTTCTTCCGATAATACATCGAGCAAACCGTTTTCTACCCAGCGTTCAAACATCGAGTATTTGGGCTGGTGGATGACGCACGGCGTGCCCAATGATTTCAAAATCTGCGAGGCACGTTTTGTCAGCTCTGCCGGATAGTTGGAAAGTCCGACATATAACGCTTTGCCCTGACGCACGATCAGATCTAACGCCGCCATGGTTTCTTCCAATGGCGTATTTGGATCGGGGCGGTGATGGTAAAAAATATCCACGTAATCCAGTTTCATCCGGCGCAGGCTTTGGTCCAGACTGGACACCAGATATTTTTTACTGCCACCGTCGCCGTACGGGCCATTCCACATCTGATAGCCGGCTTTGGTCGAGATGATTAACTCATCACGATAAGCCTGCAGATCTTGCTGCAGGATACGCCCGAAATGTTCTTCAGCGGTGCCCGGTGGCGGGCCATAGTTGTTGGCCAGATCAAAGTGGGTGATACCACAATCAAACGCGTGTCGGATCAGTTTGCGGCTGTTGTCCTGATTGGCGGTATCACCAAAATTATGCCAAAGGCCAAGACTGATACGCGGTAATTTCAGTCCACTTTGGCCACTACGGCGGTAATGCATCTGGCTATAACGTTCTTCATTTGGCAAATAATCCGACATGCTTTCCTCCGGTATTCACGGCTAATTATTCGATCAGGCGGCCACCTCAAATGCGGCTCGGATCAGTCGTCGTGTATATTCCTCTTTTGGGTTATCCATCACCGTGACGGTATCGCCCATTTCGACTAAATCTCCGTGGCGCATCACCATGATCCGGTGACATAACGCTCTGACTACCCGTAAATCATGGCTGATAAACAAGAAGGAAAGATTATGTTTTTGCTGCAATTGTCGTAACAATTGGATGATCTGATTCTGCACCGACAAGTCGAGCGCCGAGGTGGGTTCATCCAGCAAAATGAATTCCGGCTCCATGGCGATGGCTTTGGCTATGGCAATACGTTGGCGTTGGCCACCCGAGAATTCATGTGGGAAACGATCGAGCGCAAACGGTGCTAAACCCGATTCCTGTAACGCTTGGATCGCCCGTTGTTCACGGTCATGGTCGTCTTTACCAATGCCATTAATGATCATGCCTTCCTGAATGATCTGGCGTACGGTCATGCGCGGGTTCAGTGAAGAGAAGGGGTCTTGAAACACGATCTGCATGCGTTTTCGCAGCGGGCGCATGGCTTTACGGTCGCGATCATGCAACGTCATACCGTCGTAAATCAGCTCACCTTCTGAATCGAGCAGCCGTAAAATCGCGTGACCGAGTGTGGTTTTACCCGAGCCCGATTCGCCCACGATGCCCAGTGTTTCACCACGCCGCAGCGTTATATCAAGCCCTTTCACGGCCTTAAAGCGCTTTTCCGGGCGGCGTAACCACCAGTTACCTGGTTCGGTGACAAACGATACCTGTACGTTTTTACCTTCCAATAAAATGGGGTTATCAGAAGGAACTGCTGGTGCGATGCCTTTCGGCTCAGAATTCAGCAGATGCTGCGTGTAAGCGTGTGTTGGGTTGGTAAACAGATTTTCGGTTTCATTATTTTCGACCACCTGGCCGTGTTGCATCACATACACCCAATCAGCGTATTTGCGCACGATGGTCAGATCATGGGTAATTAACAGCACCCCCATGTGGAATTTTTCCTGCAGTCGTTTCAGTAAGTTCAGAATTTCCGCCTGTACGGTGACATCCAGTGCAGTGGTGGGTTCATCGGCAATCAACAGGTCAGGTTTATTGGCCAGTGCCATGGCGATCATCACGCGCTGCCGCTGACCCCCCGACATCTGATGTGGATATTGGTCGATGCGTTTTTCCGGATCAGGCAGTTGCATCTCAGTCAGCAACGACAGCACCTGTTCGCGCAGCGCCTGTTTGGAGATGGTGCGGTTATGCTCGCGAATGATTTCGCCGATCTGATCGCCCACGGTGTAGATCGGGTTCAGCGAGGTCATTGGCTCTTGAAAGATCATGCCGATCTTTTTACCGCGGATCTTGCGCATGTCTTGCTCGGTATAACCACTCATGTCTTCGCCATGCAGGGTAATGCGGGTTGCTTTACCCACGATGGCGCTTTTCGGTAACAGCTTCATCAATACGCGTGCGGAGATCGATTTGCCGGAGCCCGATTCGCCGACCAATGCCACGGTCTGGCCTTTGTAAATTTTGAAGGAAACATCACGCACGGCCTGTGCAATGCCGCCTTCGGTTTTGAAATCGACCTGAATATTTTCTGCATTTACCAACAGGGTTTGTTCGTTCATCTTAAAATCCTCGCTTAACGACCTGAGTACGGATCAACCGCATCGCGCAGACCGTCACCGGCAGCGTTGAACACTAATACTGAAACCAGAATGAAACCGACCGGTGCCAGCAACCAAGGGTAAGAACCGAGCACCTGATAATCACGCGCCGCATTCAACAACAGACCCAGACTGATCATCGGTGGTTGCACACCCACACCTAAGAAACTCAGGAAACTTTCAGTCAGGATAAAGGTTGGGATCATGCCGGTGGCTACTACAATCACATGCGATAACACATTCGGCAGAATGTGATGCACAACGATACGCCCGTCAGAAGCACCGGCGGCAATGGCCGATTTCACATAGTCCATTTCGCGTAATACTAAGGCTTTACCGCGTACTTCCCGCGCCAGTTGTGCCCATTTCAAGCAACCCAGCAGCAGCACGAACAACACAAAGGTGGTTTTTGGCGATACCGTTTTTGGCAAAATCGCAATCACTGACAGATAAAGCGGTAACTCAGGAAACGCCAGCATCAGCTCAACCACGCGTTGGATCCACAAGTCGGCTTTGCCACCCAGATAACCGGAAGTAATACCCACCAAGCTGCCGACGACCACACAGATGGTGGTGATCAAACCGGCCATCAATAAGGTCACGCCCATGCCGTGGAAGATACGGCTCAGCTCATCGCGCCCCATACCGTCGGTACCGAGCAGATAAATACGTTGATTATCTTGGGCGGAAAACAGGTGCGTTTTTAGTGTCATTCCCAGAAAGTTGTATTCCCAACCTTCACTGAAAAATTGCAGATACACTTTTTTATCGGTGTTCAGCGCATATTTCGCTTCAAATGTTTCCGGATCAAATGTGGTTTCATACGGATAAACAAATGGGCGGATAGAGAAACCTTCATCGCTGAAAAAATGAATCGATTGCGGAGGCAGATAGACGTTTTCGTTACTGCGTTCCGCGGGATCTTGTGGTGCAAAGAATGAAGCGAAAACAGCCAGTACCAACATTGCCACAATCAGCCACATCGACACCAAGGCCAGTTTGTTACGTTTAAACCGACGCCATACCAGCGCGATATAACGTTCATCAGTACTTTTTGGCCGCTCGCGAGGGTCTTGTTCCAGAATAATTTCAGACTGCATAGTTTTCTCCACGATTAAACCCTCTTATCAAGACAGGCGGACACGAGGGTCCAGTAACGCCAGTGCGACATCGGCTATCAGGTTGCCGATAACCAATGTGGCCGCCAGGATCAGCATGAATGAGGCCACCACGAAGACATCTTGGTCATGCATCGCTTGCACGATCAGTGGGCCTACGGTTGGCAGGGCAAAAACAATCGCGATCTCCAGTTCGCCAGCAATCATGTAGGGCAGGGCAACACCCTGAAACATGATCATCGGATGTAGGGCATTCGGTACGATGTGGCGGAATAAGACCCGCATTGGTGACAGCCCTTTGGCGCGGGCGGTTTCAACATATTGTGCCTGCATGACATCCAGCATATTTGAACGCATGACGCGCAGGTTTTGCGCCATGCCACCGAAAATTGCGACTAACAGCACCGGCCAGATATGCACCAGCAAATTGCCGAATTTCGCCAGACTCCACGGTGCCATGGTGTATTCCGGTGAAAACAGTGCGGCGACGTTGGTCGAACCAAAGTGGAATACCAACAGATAGAGCATGATCAGGGCGAGCACGAAACGCGGTGTGGTCATGCCGATGAAGGCGAAAATAGTGACCAACGTATCAGCAATACTGTATTGCCGGGTGGCGACAAAAATGCCGAGCAGTGTACCCACCACGGTAGAGCCGAAATGACACATCAGCGCTATCAGCAAGGTCATTGGCAGTCGATCCATAATCAACTGGCTGATCGGTTTGTTATAGGTGTATGAATCGCCAAAATCACCTTTTGTCACAATCTTGCCAATCCAATGGATGTATTGCACTGGCAGGGGGGCATTCATACCGTGTTCTTCCCGGTAGTTATCCGCCATTTTCTGAGCATCTAACTCGCTCATCCCTGACATGGTGATCGCTTGGCTTTTCAACCGATCCGCATAATCTCCCGGTGGAACTTGGATTAAGAAAAAGGAGATCATACTGAGAATGAGTAATAACGGGATCGCAGCCAGTAAACGCTTGATGATAAAACTAAACATAGTGCATTCCTTGTTAAAGGCCGGTCACGACAGCACGCTGTGACCGGTTTGTTAACTTACCCTGCGTACTTGACGTTACTTTGGGTATACAACTTGTTGATTTACCGATTACTCCGGTAATTTTCCTGGCATTAACTCCTCCACTGGCGCAGATTTTGGATCGATCCAGATCCGTTCACGCATGATGGAATCTTCCGCCCACTGGAAGCTCATGATTGGCGTTCCTGACGGCACGTTTTTCAGGCGTTTGTTCAGGATCAAGGCACCCGGAACAGAAACCAGACCCACGTGGTAGGCGTTTTCAGTAAATACCTTGTTGTATTTATTGAGGATTTCCAGTTGTTTGCTCAAGTCAGGTTCGTGTTGGAACTGATTGATCAACGTCACCAGCTCTTTTTCAAACGGCAGCAGGTTTTGTGGTTTGGCCTTGGTGCCTTTATGCCAGTAAGGGGTTTGGTCATGCACAGGTGCCAATGCTTCGGCCAGCTGGATCGGCTGAATATATTCATTGTCATTACGACGAATGAAGAAGTCATAACTGCTGGCACCTAAAGTGGCATCCACCTGCGCACCTTGCATTGGGCGAGGGATCAGCTTTATGCCCACTTCGCGTAGCATAGAGACCAAACCTTCCGACATGGATGTTTCACTCGGGCCATCGGGGGTTACCATGGTGATTTCCAGATCCTTACCCTTCATCGGGCCATCGGTCCAATTCACAATGCCGTTACCATCGGTGTCTTTTAAGCCGACATCAGCCAATAACTCTTTGGCCAGTTTCGGGTTGTAACCGTAATAAACCACTGAGCCATCGTTGACGACCCCTTCCGGATAGAGACCACCGGCATAAGGGCGCGCAAACGGGCCACGTACCATTGCTTGCCCCAGTGCATTACGATCAATGGCATGACTGATGGCTTGGCGGAATTTCAACTGACGGTTCAACAGACGGATGGCTTTTTCACGATCATCGGTGGCGCCCAGATCTTCCGACAAGTTCATGAACAGCGACCAGCCGAGAAAGCGCGGGCTGAAATCTAAACGTGCCGGTGAGTTTGGTTGTTTCGATTTTTTGATCGATTCAACGTAGTTGGTCGGGTTTTCCATGTTCGCGTAATCAGCATTACCGGCGACAGTTTGTACTTCACGATCGGTCCATGTAGACAGTTTGAAGCGCAGTTCATCCATGTACGGTAATTGCTGACCTTTTTCGTCGACCTTCCAGTAATAAGGGTTACGGCGCAGCACGATCATCTGATCGGCTTTGTGATAAACCGGCGCCCATGCACCCATGGTGACGACCGGTACCTTGTCGGCAGGTAAGGCATTGGCGTAACTGCTGTAAGTGGCGTCTTTGTTGTATTTAGGATGGAACTGTTTCAGCACATGCGCAGGGCCGGGGCACATACGGAAGAAGGCCATGCTATACAGATATTGTGTCGGGCGTGGTTCTTTGAAGGTCCAGCGAATAGTGTTTTTATCCACCGCTTCCAGCGTGGTGCCTTTGCCATAGGTATCGGCGTTCGCCCATGCGGTAACATGCGGATCAAGAATGTTGTCATTCCACAAGAACATCACATCGTCAGACGAGAATGGTTTACCATCCGACCATTTGGCATCTTCAATCAGGTGCATGGTGAGTTGTTTGCCGTCGTCAGACCATTCCCAGCTTTTGGCCAAGTTAGGCAGCGGGGTTTGCTCTTCTTTCTTGATAGTCGTTAACGGGCCGGTACGGGTCAGACATTCAGCCACGGTATATTCTGTGCCACCCCAGCCTGAATTTTTACCCGCGTTATAGTTCCAACCTTCCGGGCGACCACCGCTGACCATACGGAACACACCGCCATACACACCGGGGCCATCTGGCATGCCTTTGCTGTTAAATACCATCGGCTCTTTGGGTAGACGATCTTTAACCGGTGGTAATTTGCCTTCCTTCACCAGTTTATTGACCCACTCTGGCTCGGAATAAGCAGGCAGTGCTTTGTATTCCATCAGATCTTTTTGTGACAACAACATCGCCATTCCTTGACCTGGAAATGGCTGTGCTTTGGGGAGTGCAGAAGGTTGCGCGTCTGCGGCAAAGGCATGAGGCACCATGCCGAGTACGCCTGCAACGCAAAGTGACAACAAGCTGACTTTGAATGTGTGTTGTTTCATTCGCTTATCCTTGTATATTTACTTAGCGAGATTTCTCTCTGTCTAACCTGAAGCTGCTACGGCACTGCGTTTTTTCCGTATACAGGTCTTGATTGTTTGGGTAAGCAATAACGTGCTTACACGGCGTCCAATTTGATTAATAACGCGCTTTCAGGGTCGAGCACCGGTAAGGCAATTCCCGCTTTTGCCAGCCAGGCACCACTGAGCGTCATCTCTTCATCCAGCCATAACGGCAGTTTTTTCATCACCCCACCGGTGCGCATACTGGCTGGTTGATCTAATACCGAGAGGCGATAGTGTTTGGTTGGATCAAGCCCGGCTAAACGTGCGTTACCAGAAAGGGTATACGTCGGCATCGCCAGCTGGCTGAACAGGAACACGGCACTGGATTGGTCTTGCGCAATCACGCCATTGATTTGCAAAGCCGGATCATGATGATCGATGCGAACCACCTTGCCGCCGTGTAGTAATGGACGAAGCTGTTTGTGTAGTGCGATGTAGTGAGTAAAACCGGCTTGTTCTTCGGCACTCTCTTTGACTGGGTCGAGCTCTACACCCATATGACCAAACAGGGCGGTTAAACCACGGAAACCGATGCTGTGAGTACGGCGCGTGCAGTGGCAATGACGACCGCCGATGTGCGAACCCATCACTTCCGGTGGAAAGAAATAACTCATACCGCGCTGGATCTGCTGACGCTCTAACGCATCGTTGTTATCGGAAGTCCAGAAGCGGTGTATGCGTTTCAGGATCTCGTAATCAATTCGACCACCACCGGAGGCGCACGATTCAAATTCGACTTTCGGATGGCGTTGGCGCAGTTCATCAAACAGGTCATACAGTGCTTTCGTCTGACCATCTAATGCAGCGTAACCGTCATGACCAGGTTGCACGATTTCACGGTTCATATCCCATTTCACATAGGCGATATCGTAGCTGCCAAGTATGATGTCGAGACGTTCCAGCAAATAATCGAAAACCTGTGGTTTTTGCAGATCCAGCACGTATTGATAACGACCGGTGGGTTGTTGATAGCCGTCTAATGCCAATAACCAATCCGGATGTGCGCGGAACAGATCCGAATCAGGGTTGATCATTTCTGGTTCAAACCAGATACCAAATTCCATTCCTAAATTGCGTACGTGAGTAACGACTGGTCCCAGACCATTCGGATATTTGTTGGTGTCCAGATACCAGTCACCCAATGCGGCCAGATCATTGTTACGGCCTTTAAACCAGCCATCATCGATGATGAAACG
It encodes the following:
- a CDS encoding ABC transporter substrate-binding protein, with the translated sequence MKQHTFKVSLLSLCVAGVLGMVPHAFAADAQPSALPKAQPFPGQGMAMLLSQKDLMEYKALPAYSEPEWVNKLVKEGKLPPVKDRLPKEPMVFNSKGMPDGPGVYGGVFRMVSGGRPEGWNYNAGKNSGWGGTEYTVAECLTRTGPLTTIKKEEQTPLPNLAKSWEWSDDGKQLTMHLIEDAKWSDGKPFSSDDVMFLWNDNILDPHVTAWANADTYGKGTTLEAVDKNTIRWTFKEPRPTQYLYSMAFFRMCPGPAHVLKQFHPKYNKDATYSSYANALPADKVPVVTMGAWAPVYHKADQMIVLRRNPYYWKVDEKGQQLPYMDELRFKLSTWTDREVQTVAGNADYANMENPTNYVESIKKSKQPNSPARLDFSPRFLGWSLFMNLSEDLGATDDREKAIRLLNRQLKFRQAISHAIDRNALGQAMVRGPFARPYAGGLYPEGVVNDGSVVYYGYNPKLAKELLADVGLKDTDGNGIVNWTDGPMKGKDLEITMVTPDGPSETSMSEGLVSMLREVGIKLIPRPMQGAQVDATLGASSYDFFIRRNDNEYIQPIQLAEALAPVHDQTPYWHKGTKAKPQNLLPFEKELVTLINQFQHEPDLSKQLEILNKYNKVFTENAYHVGLVSVPGALILNKRLKNVPSGTPIMSFQWAEDSIMRERIWIDPKSAPVEELMPGKLPE
- a CDS encoding ABC transporter permease; its protein translation is MQSEIILEQDPRERPKSTDERYIALVWRRFKRNKLALVSMWLIVAMLVLAVFASFFAPQDPAERSNENVYLPPQSIHFFSDEGFSIRPFVYPYETTFDPETFEAKYALNTDKKVYLQFFSEGWEYNFLGMTLKTHLFSAQDNQRIYLLGTDGMGRDELSRIFHGMGVTLLMAGLITTICVVVGSLVGITSGYLGGKADLWIQRVVELMLAFPELPLYLSVIAILPKTVSPKTTFVLFVLLLGCLKWAQLAREVRGKALVLREMDYVKSAIAAGASDGRIVVHHILPNVLSHVIVVATGMIPTFILTESFLSFLGVGVQPPMISLGLLLNAARDYQVLGSYPWLLAPVGFILVSVLVFNAAGDGLRDAVDPYSGR
- a CDS encoding ABC transporter permease — its product is MFSFIIKRLLAAIPLLLILSMISFFLIQVPPGDYADRLKSQAITMSGMSELDAQKMADNYREEHGMNAPLPVQYIHWIGKIVTKGDFGDSYTYNKPISQLIMDRLPMTLLIALMCHFGSTVVGTLLGIFVATRQYSIADTLVTIFAFIGMTTPRFVLALIMLYLLVFHFGSTNVAALFSPEYTMAPWSLAKFGNLLVHIWPVLLVAIFGGMAQNLRVMRSNMLDVMQAQYVETARAKGLSPMRVLFRHIVPNALHPMIMFQGVALPYMIAGELEIAIVFALPTVGPLIVQAMHDQDVFVVASFMLILAATLVIGNLIADVALALLDPRVRLS
- a CDS encoding ABC transporter ATP-binding protein gives rise to the protein MNEQTLLVNAENIQVDFKTEGGIAQAVRDVSFKIYKGQTVALVGESGSGKSISARVLMKLLPKSAIVGKATRITLHGEDMSGYTEQDMRKIRGKKIGMIFQEPMTSLNPIYTVGDQIGEIIREHNRTISKQALREQVLSLLTEMQLPDPEKRIDQYPHQMSGGQRQRVMIAMALANKPDLLIADEPTTALDVTVQAEILNLLKRLQEKFHMGVLLITHDLTIVRKYADWVYVMQHGQVVENNETENLFTNPTHAYTQHLLNSEPKGIAPAVPSDNPILLEGKNVQVSFVTEPGNWWLRRPEKRFKAVKGLDITLRRGETLGIVGESGSGKTTLGHAILRLLDSEGELIYDGMTLHDRDRKAMRPLRKRMQIVFQDPFSSLNPRMTVRQIIQEGMIINGIGKDDHDREQRAIQALQESGLAPFALDRFPHEFSGGQRQRIAIAKAIAMEPEFILLDEPTSALDLSVQNQIIQLLRQLQQKHNLSFLFISHDLRVVRALCHRIMVMRHGDLVEMGDTVTVMDNPKEEYTRRLIRAAFEVAA
- a CDS encoding aldo/keto reductase — translated: MSDYLPNEERYSQMHYRRSGQSGLKLPRISLGLWHNFGDTANQDNSRKLIRHAFDCGITHFDLANNYGPPPGTAEEHFGRILQQDLQAYRDELIISTKAGYQMWNGPYGDGGSKKYLVSSLDQSLRRMKLDYVDIFYHHRPDPNTPLEETMAALDLIVRQGKALYVGLSNYPAELTKRASQILKSLGTPCVIHQPKYSMFERWVENGLLDVLSEEQIGGIAFSPLAGGLLTDRYLNGIPEDSRVAKDGRYLKTTDITEARLKVIEELNHLAFLRGQKLVQMALQWVLRQPAITSVLIGASKTSQIDDAIAAPHFCELSAKELSRIEEILTAGNK
- the melR gene encoding transcriptional regulator MelR, with protein sequence MQDPTEISPLSWLQADEVLSVEFCQPGDMPGYHWHRQVEVNIPFGGPVRYLINGEQIQIEEGHVGVFWGVIPHRLIACENCLQMGVINIPLSRFLGLPVDDLLLNKILHGSVVISNVKDMFGSHELRRWHNDSHSNSHGLYQLMQEEITLMMKRVAVSGWQELLHTSPGKLHSLQMNERKIRYIQQMLSFIAAHYHEAIRVNEVAVQVQLHPNYAMNLFKQVMGYSIKDHITMMKINHARALLAESNRSILDISLTTGFSAMSRFYESFHKLVGVTPHQYRLNTRSAAEQLYTLCS
- a CDS encoding alpha-galactosidase; its protein translation is MKESVVHLQGNTSDLIIQTHPVVEILYWGDKISGVEANAIQAVKRAVPNGRLDVDTPVSISPEHGRGVFSSPGMEGNRQGLDWSPVFEFKTIQQDGNHLLITTEDQIAGLKLVCELKLDSQTDVLQIRNTLTNLKSATYQVDRLAVTLPLPERADELMAFHGRWVREFQPHRLKVKHGGYQQENRRGRTSHEYFPGFMQGTTSFSEQQGEVWGFHLAWSGNHRLRSDVKTDGRRFVQAEALYFSGEITLTEGESISTPWVYAAYSAQGLNGMSHAFHQFVRKQIIQFPDHKPRPVHLNTWEGIYFDHDPEYIMQMASRAAELGVERFIIDDGWFKGRNNDLAALGDWYLDTNKYPNGLGPVVTHVRNLGMEFGIWFEPEMINPDSDLFRAHPDWLLALDGYQQPTGRYQYVLDLQKPQVFDYLLERLDIILGSYDIAYVKWDMNREIVQPGHDGYAALDGQTKALYDLFDELRQRHPKVEFESCASGGGRIDYEILKRIHRFWTSDNNDALERQQIQRGMSYFFPPEVMGSHIGGRHCHCTRRTHSIGFRGLTALFGHMGVELDPVKESAEEQAGFTHYIALHKQLRPLLHGGKVVRIDHHDPALQINGVIAQDQSSAVFLFSQLAMPTYTLSGNARLAGLDPTKHYRLSVLDQPASMRTGGVMKKLPLWLDEEMTLSGAWLAKAGIALPVLDPESALLIKLDAV
- a CDS encoding alpha-glucosidase/alpha-galactosidase; the encoded protein is MKVAIIGAGSTVFMRNIVRDLLQQPALISTHIALQDIDSKRLQESQLVAKQIISALKVQASVSASLDRREVLQGADVVITMFQVGGYKPSTVVDFDIPKKYGLRQTIADTLGIGGIMRGLRTVPVLVDIAREMRELCPKALLMNYVNPMAILSLAVQRMVPEIQYVGLCHSVQGTAEELAHDLGVAPENLVYTCAGINHMAFYNQFTQRLPDGSTEDLYPRLKALAAAGKVPDGNRVRYEILRKFGYFVTESSEHFAEYSPWFIKRDRPDLIEKFNIPLDEYPRRCEKQMADWAAELQRIETEHDIEIKQSREYAASIINSLATGEPSVIYGNVLNNGLIDNLPADCAVEVACLVDRNGVQPVKFGRVQPQLAALMRTNINVQQLTVEALMAEDPEYIYHAAYLDPHTSAELDLDQIHDLVDDLRRAHGDWLPQFARM